One Micromonospora sp. WMMD812 genomic window carries:
- the ilvA gene encoding threonine ammonia-lyase, whose amino-acid sequence MTELVGLADVQAARELLAGVTRTTPLEPSRPLSAALGGPAWLKCENVQRAGSYKVRGAYVRISRLSAEERERGVVAASAGNHAQGVALAAGLVGTHATVFMPVNAPLPKVAATKGYGAQVELVGSTVDESLVAAQTFAERTGAVLIHPFDHRDVIAGQGTVALEILEQCPDVKTIITGVGGGGLVSGIAVAAKALRPEVRVIGVQAASAAAYPPSLLAGEPVRLPAFSTIADGIAVGRPGDITFTHVRKLVDDVVTVSEEDISRALLMLLERGKQVVEPAGAVGVAALLAGVVEVEAPVVAVLSGGNIDPLLMLRVIEHGLAAAGRYLRFTVRCTDRPGQLASLLSEIAEHRANVVDVEHQRANPHLHLGEVEVALSVETRGVEHSDTLISALRASGYQVVFAGEA is encoded by the coding sequence ATGACGGAACTGGTCGGTCTCGCCGACGTACAGGCCGCGCGGGAACTGCTCGCGGGCGTCACCCGGACCACCCCGCTGGAGCCGTCGCGTCCGCTCAGCGCGGCGCTGGGCGGGCCGGCCTGGCTGAAGTGCGAGAACGTGCAGCGCGCGGGCTCGTACAAGGTGCGCGGCGCGTACGTGCGGATCTCCCGGCTCTCGGCGGAGGAGCGGGAGCGGGGCGTGGTCGCGGCGAGCGCCGGCAACCACGCCCAGGGGGTGGCGCTCGCCGCCGGCCTGGTCGGCACGCACGCCACGGTCTTCATGCCGGTGAACGCGCCGCTGCCGAAGGTGGCGGCGACCAAGGGGTACGGCGCGCAGGTCGAGCTGGTCGGGAGCACGGTGGACGAGTCGTTGGTCGCGGCGCAGACGTTCGCCGAGCGGACCGGCGCGGTGCTGATCCACCCGTTCGACCACCGGGACGTGATCGCCGGGCAGGGCACGGTGGCGCTGGAGATCCTCGAACAGTGCCCGGACGTGAAGACGATCATCACCGGGGTCGGCGGTGGCGGGCTGGTGTCGGGGATCGCGGTGGCCGCCAAGGCACTGCGGCCCGAGGTCCGGGTGATCGGGGTGCAGGCGGCCAGCGCCGCGGCGTACCCGCCCTCGCTGCTCGCCGGGGAACCGGTGCGGTTGCCGGCGTTCAGCACCATCGCCGACGGCATCGCGGTCGGCCGGCCCGGCGACATCACCTTCACCCACGTCCGCAAGCTGGTGGACGACGTGGTCACCGTGTCCGAGGAGGACATCTCCCGCGCCCTGTTGATGCTGCTGGAGCGGGGCAAGCAGGTGGTCGAGCCGGCCGGGGCGGTCGGCGTCGCCGCGCTGCTGGCCGGCGTGGTGGAGGTGGAGGCCCCGGTGGTCGCGGTGCTCTCCGGCGGCAACATCGACCCGCTGCTGATGCTGCGGGTGATCGAGCACGGGCTGGCGGCCGCGGGGCGCTACTTGCGGTTCACCGTGCGCTGCACGGACCGGCCGGGCCAGCTCGCCTCGCTGCTCAGCGAGATCGCCGAGCACCGGGCGAACGTGGTGGACGTGGAGCACCAGCGGGCCAACCCGCACCTGCACCTGGGTGAGGTGGAGGTGGCGCTGTCGGTGGAGACCCGCGGGGTGGAGCACTCGGACACGCTGATCAGCGCCCTGCGGGCGAGCGGCTACCAGGTGGTCTTCGCAGGCGAGGCGTGA
- a CDS encoding DUF4328 domain-containing protein — MQCPTCGDATSPALDECARCFTPLGQPAVNPGLPTYAVRGLGRAASIAVGAAALLYLPAALFPLVGMQIARTATEQGDRDLLLGAVLAEVALTVPYLLAILVASVLVIIWTWRVRKNIDAFPGALPSLSSGWAIAGWLVPFANFVVPARVVANVARDSLWRRSTPGLVVVWWAAWLAFTIGDRVVAKNDDRRYAELTELPRNEAEFQTYVRYYQETIGPRLIPAVACVVAGVAFIVLIRRISAAQQDRISRAPGAWPYHHPGWPTPGAPVGYAPPPAQPVTGSSPQVATDSTVASPPVPPPAGGTIGA, encoded by the coding sequence ATGCAGTGCCCGACCTGCGGGGACGCCACGTCCCCCGCGCTCGACGAATGTGCCCGCTGTTTCACCCCGCTCGGGCAGCCGGCGGTCAACCCCGGCCTGCCCACGTACGCCGTCCGTGGCCTGGGTCGGGCCGCGTCGATCGCGGTCGGCGCCGCCGCCCTGCTCTACCTGCCGGCCGCGCTGTTCCCCCTCGTCGGCATGCAGATCGCCCGTACGGCGACCGAGCAGGGTGACCGCGATCTGCTGCTCGGCGCGGTGCTGGCGGAGGTCGCGCTCACGGTGCCCTACCTGCTGGCAATCCTGGTCGCGTCCGTACTGGTGATCATCTGGACCTGGCGGGTCCGGAAGAACATCGACGCCTTCCCGGGCGCGCTGCCGTCGCTCAGTTCGGGCTGGGCCATCGCCGGGTGGCTGGTGCCGTTCGCCAACTTCGTGGTGCCGGCCCGGGTGGTGGCCAACGTCGCGCGGGACAGCCTGTGGCGCCGGAGCACCCCTGGGCTGGTCGTTGTCTGGTGGGCGGCGTGGCTCGCGTTCACCATCGGCGACCGCGTTGTCGCCAAGAACGACGACCGCAGGTACGCCGAACTCACCGAGTTGCCCCGCAACGAGGCGGAGTTCCAGACGTACGTCCGCTACTACCAGGAGACGATCGGCCCCCGACTGATCCCGGCGGTGGCGTGCGTGGTCGCGGGCGTCGCGTTCATCGTGCTGATCCGGCGGATCTCCGCCGCCCAACAGGACCGGATTAGCCGCGCTCCGGGCGCGTGGCCGTACCACCACCCCGGCTGGCCGACGCCGGGCGCGCCGGTCGGCTACGCCCCGCCTCCGGCGCAGCCCGTCACCGGTTCGTCGCCGCAGGTGGCGACCGACTCGACCGTGGCGTCGCCGCCGGTCCCGCCGCCGGCGGGTGGCACGATCGGGGCATGA
- a CDS encoding amidase yields MAVQDIMPTWVGATAKQIARGVRRGDVSATQVVADHLDHIARADADLAAFRTVRGGEAITEAEKVDEQEDLANLPLAGVPVAVKENTPVAGLPTWNGSVAARTPVAEFDHEVVRRLRGAGAVILGVTRMPELGLWALTDDDTAVTRNPWDVRRTPGGSSGGAAAAVAAGLVPIAHGNDGLGSIRIPAACCGLVGLKPGRGVIPRQLGAEDWFGLVEHGMLTTTVADAAVGFSVLAGRRPEKLVPPQRLRVGVSLRSPVRGVSPDAPNRDAVATAGRLLAAAGHDTVPADPVYPTKLGLKGLATWFAAAAADVEAAGIARRDLQPRSRRHVALGEWAQRRGYVREADRTAWRERSIGFFTDHSVDLLLTPALAGAPPEATAWSGRSWRANMAANIRYAPYAAPWNIAGLPSIVVPVGRRPDGLPVAVQLVGPPGSELLLLGVAGQFEMAAPWSRHAPGYPRVGTGSPAVA; encoded by the coding sequence GTGGCCGTGCAGGACATCATGCCGACCTGGGTCGGGGCGACCGCCAAGCAGATCGCCCGCGGCGTGCGGCGGGGCGACGTCTCCGCCACCCAGGTCGTGGCGGACCACCTCGACCACATCGCCCGGGCCGACGCCGACCTCGCTGCGTTCCGCACGGTACGCGGCGGGGAGGCGATCACCGAGGCGGAGAAGGTCGACGAACAGGAGGACCTGGCCAACCTTCCACTGGCCGGGGTGCCCGTGGCGGTCAAGGAGAACACTCCGGTCGCCGGCCTGCCCACCTGGAACGGCTCGGTCGCCGCGCGTACGCCGGTGGCCGAGTTCGACCACGAGGTGGTCCGCCGGCTGCGCGGCGCCGGGGCGGTGATCCTCGGGGTGACCCGGATGCCCGAGCTCGGCCTCTGGGCGCTCACCGACGACGACACCGCGGTGACCCGCAACCCGTGGGACGTCCGGCGTACCCCGGGCGGCTCCTCCGGCGGTGCGGCGGCGGCCGTGGCCGCCGGCCTGGTGCCGATCGCGCACGGCAACGACGGCCTCGGCTCCATCCGCATCCCGGCGGCCTGCTGCGGCCTGGTCGGGCTCAAGCCCGGCCGGGGCGTCATCCCGCGCCAGCTCGGCGCGGAAGACTGGTTCGGCCTCGTCGAGCACGGCATGCTGACCACCACGGTCGCCGACGCGGCGGTCGGCTTCTCGGTGCTCGCCGGTCGGCGTCCGGAGAAGCTGGTGCCGCCGCAGCGGCTGCGGGTGGGTGTCTCGCTCCGCTCGCCGGTGCGTGGGGTCTCCCCGGACGCGCCGAACCGGGACGCCGTCGCCACCGCGGGCCGCCTGCTCGCCGCCGCCGGCCACGACACCGTGCCGGCCGACCCGGTCTACCCGACCAAGCTCGGTCTGAAGGGGCTCGCGACCTGGTTCGCCGCGGCCGCTGCCGACGTCGAAGCCGCCGGCATCGCGCGGCGCGACCTCCAGCCGCGCAGCCGCCGGCACGTGGCGCTCGGCGAGTGGGCGCAGCGGCGCGGGTACGTGCGGGAGGCCGACCGGACGGCCTGGCGGGAACGGTCCATCGGCTTCTTCACCGACCACTCGGTCGACCTGCTGCTCACGCCGGCGCTGGCGGGCGCGCCGCCGGAGGCCACCGCCTGGTCCGGCCGGTCCTGGCGCGCCAACATGGCGGCCAACATCCGGTACGCCCCGTACGCGGCGCCGTGGAACATTGCCGGCCTGCCGTCGATCGTGGTGCCGGTGGGCCGCCGCCCGGACGGCCTGCCGGTGGCGGTGCAACTGGTCGGGCCGCCCGGCTCGGAGCTGCTGCTGCTGGGGGTGGCCGGCCAGTTCGAGATGGCCGCCCCGTGGTCGCGGCACGCCCCCGGCTACCCGCGCGTCGGCACGGGGTCGCCGGCCGTCGCATGA
- a CDS encoding cystathionine gamma-synthase yields the protein MNHGFETLAIHAGQDPEARTGAVIPPIYQTSTYAQDAVGAPRLGYEYSRSGNPTRDALQECLAALEGGAVGLAFASGLAAEDTLLRTVCKPGDHVVIPDDAYGGTYRLFARVVERWGLDFTPAKVSDPAAIRAAIRPGRTKIVWVETPTNPLLGIADLAALAAVAHDAGALLVVDNTFASPYLQQPIAHGADVVVHSTTKYIGGHSDVVGGALVAADAGLGEDLRYHQNAMGAINGPFDAWLTLRGIKTLGVRMDRHCDNAERLAAYLDGHAKVAQVIYPGLPSHPGHEVAAKQMRRFGGMISFRAAGGEEHAVEICNRAKLFVLAESLGGVESLIEHPGRMTHASAAGSPLEVPGDLVRLSVGIETVDDLLADLEQALG from the coding sequence ATGAACCACGGCTTCGAGACGCTCGCCATCCACGCCGGCCAGGACCCCGAGGCCCGCACCGGCGCGGTGATCCCACCTATCTACCAGACCAGCACGTACGCGCAGGACGCCGTCGGGGCGCCGCGGCTCGGTTACGAGTACAGCCGTTCCGGCAACCCGACCCGGGACGCGCTCCAGGAGTGCCTGGCCGCGCTGGAGGGCGGGGCGGTCGGCCTCGCCTTCGCCAGCGGCCTCGCCGCCGAGGACACCCTGCTGCGCACCGTCTGCAAGCCCGGCGACCACGTGGTCATCCCCGACGACGCGTACGGCGGCACCTACCGGCTCTTCGCCCGCGTGGTGGAGCGGTGGGGGCTCGACTTCACCCCCGCCAAGGTCTCCGACCCGGCCGCGATCCGGGCCGCGATCCGCCCCGGCCGCACGAAGATCGTGTGGGTGGAGACGCCGACCAACCCGCTGCTCGGCATCGCCGACCTCGCGGCGCTGGCCGCCGTCGCGCACGACGCCGGCGCCCTGCTGGTGGTCGACAACACCTTCGCCTCCCCGTACCTCCAGCAGCCGATCGCGCACGGCGCCGACGTGGTGGTGCACTCGACGACCAAGTACATCGGCGGACACTCCGACGTGGTCGGTGGCGCGCTGGTCGCCGCGGACGCCGGGCTCGGCGAGGACCTGCGCTACCACCAGAATGCGATGGGCGCGATCAACGGACCGTTCGACGCCTGGCTCACCCTGCGCGGCATCAAGACCCTGGGCGTACGGATGGACCGGCACTGCGACAACGCCGAGCGGCTGGCCGCGTACCTGGACGGGCACGCGAAGGTGGCACAGGTGATCTACCCGGGGCTGCCCTCGCACCCGGGCCACGAGGTGGCCGCGAAGCAGATGCGCCGGTTCGGCGGCATGATCTCCTTCCGCGCCGCCGGTGGCGAGGAGCACGCGGTGGAGATCTGCAACCGGGCCAAGCTCTTCGTCCTCGCCGAATCGCTCGGCGGGGTGGAATCCCTGATCGAGCACCCGGGCCGGATGACACACGCAAGTGCTGCCGGCTCGCCGCTTGAAGTTCCCGGCGATCTCGTGCGACTGTCTGTCGGCATCGAGACGGTCGACGACCTGCTCGCCGATCTGGAGCAGGCGCTGGGCTGA
- a CDS encoding nucleotidyl transferase AbiEii/AbiGii toxin family protein, translated as MEPLHRRLLEIGFEAGDDLGLVLAGGYAMCAHELLDRPSQDIDFATASALPLPEVADRLAAAFANAGFSASIIEVTPRMGRLVVSDATGTCEVDLLKEALGPPARLTVGPVVAFDDAVGLKMRALHDRAAHRDFIDIRAANSRLEWAELERLGARHTGDFSLEELADRLGAVDERDERTFRSYGLGDSEIDELRGWARRWEADIRARLASGETGPVGVVESEWDSYLDGR; from the coding sequence ATGGAACCCCTGCACCGCCGGCTACTCGAGATCGGCTTCGAGGCCGGTGACGATCTCGGTCTGGTGCTGGCCGGCGGGTACGCGATGTGCGCACACGAGTTGCTGGACCGACCGTCACAGGACATCGACTTCGCCACCGCCTCCGCACTCCCGCTTCCGGAGGTGGCGGACCGACTCGCCGCGGCATTCGCGAATGCCGGTTTCTCCGCCTCGATCATCGAGGTCACACCTCGAATGGGCCGCCTGGTCGTCTCGGACGCCACGGGCACTTGTGAAGTTGACCTGCTCAAGGAGGCACTCGGGCCACCGGCCAGGTTGACCGTCGGCCCGGTCGTCGCCTTCGACGACGCGGTCGGGCTCAAGATGCGCGCCCTCCATGACCGTGCGGCTCACCGTGACTTCATCGACATCCGCGCCGCGAACAGCCGGCTCGAATGGGCCGAGCTGGAACGGCTGGGCGCCCGTCATACCGGGGACTTCTCGCTGGAGGAGTTGGCCGACAGACTCGGTGCCGTCGACGAGCGGGACGAGCGCACCTTCCGGTCGTACGGGCTCGGCGACTCCGAGATCGACGAGCTGCGAGGCTGGGCGCGACGGTGGGAGGCGGACATCAGGGCCCGCCTGGCGAGCGGCGAGACCGGGCCGGTCGGGGTCGTCGAGAGTGAGTGGGACAGCTACCTGGACGGGCGGTGA
- a CDS encoding HIT family protein, with the protein MAGCVFCGIVAGDVPAFRVVDEPDGVAFLDTRPVFKGHVLVVPRTHLVTLADLPPASLPGYFGLVQRVAVAVEAGLGAGGTFVAMNNRVSQSVPHLHTHVVPRTKGDGLRGFFWPRTRYTDDTEAQAYADRVAAAL; encoded by the coding sequence GTGGCCGGGTGTGTGTTCTGCGGGATCGTGGCGGGTGACGTGCCCGCGTTCCGGGTTGTCGACGAGCCGGACGGCGTGGCGTTCCTGGACACCCGGCCGGTGTTCAAGGGCCACGTGCTGGTGGTGCCGCGTACCCACCTGGTGACGCTCGCCGACCTCCCGCCGGCGTCGCTCCCCGGCTACTTCGGGCTGGTGCAGCGGGTGGCCGTGGCGGTGGAGGCCGGTCTGGGAGCCGGTGGGACCTTCGTGGCGATGAACAACCGGGTGTCCCAGTCCGTCCCGCACCTGCACACCCATGTCGTGCCGCGGACGAAGGGCGACGGGCTGCGCGGCTTCTTCTGGCCCCGCACCCGCTACACCGACGACACCGAGGCCCAGGCCTACGCCGACCGCGTGGCCGCCGCGCTCTGA
- the msrA gene encoding peptide-methionine (S)-S-oxide reductase MsrA — MFLRRMKAELPTPDKALPGRVIAMPVADRHEVLGTPLKGPFPEGSQVAVFGMGCFWGAERLFWTLPGVITTSAGYAGGYTPNPTYEEVCSGMTGHTEAVQVVYDPSKISYEDLLKVFWENHDPTQGMRQGNDVGTQYRSAIYATTDDQLATATASRDAFAPIVARAGKGEITTEIDRLGNYYLAEDYHQQYLAPTKNPNGYCNHGPNGLSCPVGVARTAG, encoded by the coding sequence GTGTTCCTGCGCCGCATGAAGGCCGAGCTCCCCACCCCCGACAAGGCCCTGCCGGGCCGTGTGATCGCGATGCCCGTGGCCGACCGGCACGAGGTGCTGGGCACCCCGCTGAAGGGCCCGTTCCCGGAAGGCAGCCAGGTGGCCGTCTTCGGTATGGGGTGTTTCTGGGGGGCCGAGCGCCTGTTCTGGACCCTGCCCGGCGTGATCACCACCTCCGCCGGCTACGCGGGCGGCTACACGCCGAACCCGACGTACGAGGAGGTCTGCTCGGGGATGACCGGGCACACCGAGGCCGTCCAGGTGGTCTACGACCCCTCGAAGATCAGCTACGAGGACCTGCTGAAGGTCTTCTGGGAGAACCACGACCCGACCCAGGGCATGCGCCAGGGCAACGACGTGGGCACCCAGTACCGGTCGGCGATCTACGCGACCACCGACGACCAGCTGGCCACGGCGACCGCCTCCCGTGACGCGTTCGCGCCGATCGTGGCCCGCGCCGGCAAGGGCGAGATCACCACCGAGATCGACCGGCTCGGCAACTACTACCTGGCCGAGGACTACCACCAGCAGTACCTGGCGCCGACCAAGAACCCGAACGGGTACTGCAACCACGGCCCGAACGGGCTGAGCTGCCCGGTGGGCGTGGCCCGTACCGCCGGCTGA
- a CDS encoding ribonuclease Z — protein sequence MSMRELVVLGTASQAPTRQRNHNGYVLRWDDEVILFDPGEGSQRQLLHTTVTATDLTRICVTHFHGDHCLGLPGTIQRLSLDRVPHPVAVHFPAGGAEYFARLRHASSFYETAELRVEPIEADGQRIPLGCGTLEARRLRHPIETYGYRLVEPDGCRMLPEKLAAYGIGGPAVGELIRVGHLDLDGRRVTRDEVSVPRPGQRFAFVMDSGLCDGVYALAEHADLLVIESTFLDSEAALAAEVGHLTAAQAARVAAESGVRRLVLTHFSQRYADPRRFLDEARAHFDGDLVIAEDLTTVQVPPRRVPSPG from the coding sequence GTGTCGATGCGCGAGCTGGTGGTGCTCGGGACGGCCAGCCAGGCGCCGACCCGGCAGCGCAACCACAACGGGTACGTGCTGCGCTGGGACGACGAGGTGATCCTCTTCGACCCCGGCGAGGGCAGCCAGCGGCAGTTGCTGCACACGACGGTGACCGCGACCGACCTGACCCGGATCTGCGTCACCCACTTCCACGGCGACCACTGCCTGGGCCTGCCCGGCACCATCCAGCGGCTCTCCCTGGACCGGGTGCCGCACCCGGTGGCGGTGCACTTTCCGGCCGGCGGCGCGGAGTACTTCGCCCGGCTCCGGCACGCGTCCAGCTTCTACGAGACCGCCGAGTTGCGGGTCGAGCCGATCGAGGCGGACGGCCAACGGATCCCGCTGGGTTGCGGCACCCTGGAGGCCCGCCGGCTGCGGCACCCGATCGAGACGTACGGCTACCGCCTGGTCGAGCCGGACGGCTGCCGGATGTTGCCGGAGAAGCTGGCCGCGTACGGCATCGGCGGCCCGGCCGTCGGGGAGCTGATCCGCGTCGGCCACCTCGACCTCGACGGGCGCCGGGTCACCCGCGACGAGGTGAGCGTCCCCCGGCCGGGGCAGCGGTTCGCCTTCGTCATGGACAGCGGCCTGTGCGACGGGGTCTACGCCCTGGCCGAGCACGCGGATCTGCTGGTCATCGAGTCGACCTTCCTCGACTCCGAGGCCGCGCTCGCCGCCGAGGTCGGGCACCTCACCGCGGCGCAGGCCGCCCGGGTGGCGGCCGAGTCGGGGGTACGCCGGCTGGTGCTCACCCACTTCTCGCAGCGCTACGCCGACCCCCGCCGGTTCCTCGACGAGGCCCGGGCGCACTTCGACGGCGACCTGGTGATCGCCGAGGACCTGACCACCGTCCAGGTCCCGCCACGGCGGGTACCCTCGCCCGGGTGA
- a CDS encoding GNAT family N-acetyltransferase produces MTVTLRRAATDDLLAIGALHQRSRLAAYSSFLPAEALAEPTPEAMGRYWAERWSWESDTHLMTVAERDGGLVGFSYVGPDDDGDPATGLLYAIHLDPAERGRGVGRELMIDALATMRGRGWRRAALWVLAENGHARRFYERGGWSAAGVEREDAIGSAVTTQLRYTRPL; encoded by the coding sequence GTGACCGTCACGCTGCGCCGGGCCGCCACCGACGACCTCCTGGCGATCGGCGCGCTGCACCAACGCTCCCGGCTCGCGGCGTACTCGTCCTTCCTGCCGGCGGAGGCGCTGGCCGAGCCGACGCCCGAGGCGATGGGGCGGTACTGGGCCGAGCGGTGGAGCTGGGAGTCGGACACCCACCTGATGACCGTCGCCGAGCGGGACGGCGGGCTGGTCGGCTTCAGCTACGTCGGCCCGGACGACGACGGCGACCCGGCGACCGGCCTGCTCTACGCGATCCACCTCGACCCGGCCGAGCGGGGACGCGGCGTCGGCCGGGAGCTGATGATCGACGCCCTGGCCACCATGCGGGGCCGCGGCTGGCGGCGGGCGGCGCTCTGGGTGCTCGCCGAGAACGGCCATGCCCGGCGCTTCTACGAGCGCGGCGGCTGGTCGGCGGCCGGGGTGGAGCGGGAGGACGCGATCGGGTCGGCGGTCACCACCCAGCTGCGCTACACGCGTCCGCTGTGA
- a CDS encoding trypsin-like peptidase domain-containing protein encodes MDTEHTAPERAEAAALDAYSQVVTTVAARVLPSVAALSVRTARGAGAGSAVTVGTDGLLLTSAHVVQGARDGTAAFADGTETRFRVVGADPLSDLAVLRVEETTVPPVELGDADALRIGQLVVAVGNPMGLAGSVTAGVVSGLGRSLPARDGRVTRLIEDVIQTDAALNPGNSGGALADSTGRVIGVNTAVAGYGLGLAVPINTTTQQIIADLTADGRVRRAWLGVAGVPVPLPPEVAARTGQRRGLRVVEVVPGSPAGTAGIYLGDVILSAGGRSIGDGQGLQRLMLGSVIGTRLPVTVLRQGAFVDVVAVPTELTR; translated from the coding sequence ATGGACACCGAGCACACCGCGCCGGAGCGGGCCGAGGCCGCCGCTCTGGACGCGTACTCCCAGGTGGTCACGACCGTGGCGGCCCGGGTGCTGCCCAGCGTGGCCGCCCTGTCGGTGCGGACCGCGCGCGGGGCCGGCGCCGGCTCCGCGGTCACCGTGGGCACCGATGGCCTTCTGTTGACGAGCGCACACGTGGTGCAGGGCGCCCGGGACGGGACGGCCGCCTTCGCCGACGGCACCGAGACCCGGTTCCGGGTGGTCGGCGCCGACCCGCTGTCGGACCTCGCCGTGCTGCGGGTCGAGGAGACCACCGTGCCGCCCGTCGAGCTGGGCGACGCCGACGCGCTGCGGATCGGCCAGCTCGTGGTCGCCGTGGGCAACCCCATGGGGCTGGCCGGCTCGGTCACCGCCGGCGTGGTCTCCGGCCTGGGCCGGTCCCTGCCGGCCCGCGACGGGCGGGTCACCCGCCTCATCGAAGACGTGATCCAGACCGACGCGGCGCTGAACCCGGGCAACTCCGGCGGTGCGCTGGCCGACTCGACCGGCCGGGTGATCGGGGTGAACACCGCGGTCGCCGGGTACGGGCTCGGGCTGGCGGTGCCGATCAACACCACCACGCAGCAGATCATCGCCGACCTCACCGCCGACGGTCGGGTCCGCCGGGCCTGGCTGGGCGTGGCCGGCGTGCCGGTGCCGCTGCCGCCCGAGGTGGCCGCGCGCACCGGGCAGCGGCGCGGGTTGCGGGTCGTGGAGGTCGTGCCGGGCAGCCCGGCCGGAACGGCGGGGATCTACCTCGGCGACGTGATCCTCTCCGCCGGCGGCCGGTCGATCGGCGACGGCCAGGGCCTGCAACGGCTCATGCTCGGCTCGGTGATCGGCACCCGGTTGCCGGTGACCGTGCTGCGCCAGGGCGCCTTCGTCGACGTGGTGGCGGTGCCCACCGAGCTGACCCGCTGA